Part of the Pedobacter roseus genome is shown below.
GCTGGAGGAAAACACGATTTCTTCTCAGAAGCCGATTACTTCTGGCCCGATCCGCAAAACCCTGACGGTCCTTACATCAACAGAGATGGATTAACCAATCCCGATAACTTTTTAGCTCACCGCAAAGCCATGGTGCGTTTCAGTAAGATCATAGGCGCTTTAGCCTCCGCTTACAAAATTACAGGCGATGAAAAGTATGTTAAAGAGGCCGTTAAACATTTTCAGGCCTGGTTTATCAATGCAGAAACACTGATGAACCCTAATTTGCTTTTTGCACAGGCAGTAAAAGGAAAATTTACTGGACGTAATTACGGCATCATCGATACGATTCACCTGATGGAAGTGGCTCAGGGCGCGTTTGTGATGCAAAAAGCCAAAGCTTTCGATCCAAATACGGCTAAAGGAGTTAAAAAATGGTTCGCCGACTATACTTTATGGTTAAATACCAGTAAACCAGGCATCCAGGAGAAAACGGTTAAAAACAACCATGCAACTTGTTGGGCCATGCAGGTGGCTTCTTTTGCCAGACTTTGTGGCGACGAAAATATGCTCGATTCTTTACGTACCAGTTATAAAACCATCCTATTGCCCAATCAAATGGGGGCGGATGGTAGTTTCCCTTTGGAAATGGCCAGAACCAAGCCTTATGGTTATTCGATCTTCAATCTCGATGCGATGACGATGCTCTGCCAGATTTTATCTATCCCAAAAGATAACCTTTGGAACTTTGAAACTGCAGA
Proteins encoded:
- a CDS encoding alginate lyase family protein; this translates as MKKIISCASLVLLCFTEIAFSSLKSDPKGTDLKKHAEALLKKQILTEAAWAMQQKPITVTASTSPRSAGGKHDFFSEADYFWPDPQNPDGPYINRDGLTNPDNFLAHRKAMVRFSKIIGALASAYKITGDEKYVKEAVKHFQAWFINAETLMNPNLLFAQAVKGKFTGRNYGIIDTIHLMEVAQGAFVMQKAKAFDPNTAKGVKKWFADYTLWLNTSKPGIQEKTVKNNHATCWAMQVASFARLCGDENMLDSLRTSYKTILLPNQMGADGSFPLEMARTKPYGYSIFNLDAMTMLCQILSIPKDNLWNFETADGKSIKKGINYLYPFIADKSKWTLKPDVMYWDNWPVAQPFLLFGAVEYQQANWYQTWAKLDHNPQVEEVIRNLPIRNPLIWL